The DNA sequence TGAGTCTGGAGGAccactaaaataaaattggaaCCTTAAAGACCAAAATGGATAATCTGCTTAATTTCAAGAACCATTATAGGGATTTACTCAAATTTACACATACATCTATTTCACATAGCGAAATGCAAGATTGGTAATAATTGAATTACATATATAACTCGACATTAATTTGCAACGTCTCTATCAAGTTCACAACATATATGCCTGAATGCCTGAATCTGACTAAATGATACTCTACAAATTTgtacatttaaaaaaaaaatatgagaaaTGAAGTAGTAGCCTTGACTCAGAACAAGAGAAGACACATAACCAAGCAGCAGAAGAGGAAAAAACATATTCTACTGAGTGATTCATCAGCTTCCATCAATTGCCTTCTGATCCTTGGGTTGCTACTCCCTGAAAGACAATAAGAATTTGGATATGTATACATGTTCCTCAATTGATTACCAAACACCCTTGCATATATCATCTCACCAAAAATTCCAGATGTTGAAGTGTAACTGCTTTGAATCGAGTCGAATGGCCGAGGTTGACTAGTTTCAGAAGTAGATTGTAAAACAGATGCTGCAGGATTGTATGGTCTCCGGCCGGGGGGTCTTCTAGGTATCGAAGAGCCTAATTGGCGAGCATTTTTGCCGGACGGCGTTGCGACTTGGTTCCGGCCGTAGAGTGGAACTAGGGAGGATTGAGAAACTTCTGATTTGCACACAGGACATTGTGGCTTCTGCTGCTCCATGTTTTTGGAAGAGATGGTTTGGATATGGAGCCATTTGTAAATGCAGGGCCAGCAGTAGAGATGGCCGCAAAGGGTAACTACCGGTTCTTGCACACATTCTAGGCAGATGTTGCAGTCGAATCCTTCGGTGGCATTTCGATCGGAATCTACACCAGCATTGGTGGAAGATTTCCACTTTTCCAAGGAAGGTATGTCTTGGAAGGAACTGATTTCGCGAGCAGCATCCCTGAAGTACTGATCTGAGGTcatatttttggtttgtttTAGTACTGATTTCTCTTGCAGGTGCTTGAACCTGAAATGCACAAATGAACAGAATGTAAGAATTCTGGTGTCTGATAACAGATTAGTATTTGTTTCCCTTTAGCAAAGTCTTGGATTCGAATAGAAAAGACTTGCGCTAAACCAACTCAATCATAACTAAGTTAGGataaaattaattgattctCAATACAAGTGATTCACAGGGAAAAAGATAATTAAGATGTTTCtttgaaaacaagaaaacatttAAATTTATAGGACAACATTGAACAACTTTAAGGTGATCTACATTAATGCTACCTAGAAATCATGGCTGGTTGGGTTGGAAGTAGGGCAGGAAATTGGAGGGAGGTAATAAATTCAAGTTGCAACCACCACTACTCGTTAGTGTTTAGTATGGCCccaaaaaaaccaaaaaaaaaaaaaaattgatatcaTTGTCACGCTTATTTTGAAGGAGACAAAATTATGTTTGTTGTTGAGGAAATTATGACAACCTAAACTGTGTGCAAAACCAGAAATGAACTTACTGAAAATTTCTCTTCAGCAGTTTGGTAACAACACACAAATTTCTCTTATCCAGTGGCAAATGGAGTGTGTGAGGGAAGGATTTGTTAATAATAAAGTATGCGCAAAAAAACTATTACTATGTTAGTTTGTGGTTTATTTCTTCAGAGAAGTTAGAAACAACTTTTACTGCAATACCCAGTTTCAGAGTTTACAATCAcaacaattaaagaaaaaaaaaggactACTACAGTTACAGGTATTAAATATGTGTGTTACCTACTAAACTTTATATCATATAACAGACCAAACATTAATTTGCAGGGACACCCCATTTAACTGCTTAATAATTTAAGAGTTTATGAGAAGAGTTTTCTCCATCTCTTAAAGCAAAAGGCAATTAGAAATGTTTGAGAAAATCATATTCAACGAAACTAGGATAtatcatatatcattcatattCTGACCATGGATAAGAAGGAGAAATCATTttgtcttcttttatttattttttttagtaccattcacaaaatcaattttcaggaaacagaaaaaataatttctttctAGATCTGCTGTAAGAGAAAACAATAGTTCAGTCACTATTCATTGATGAACTATGTACTGTGGCCACTTGTACTGAAAACTTTTTAATGAGGGTAAAAAACAGGTCCACAGGGGAAAACAATAGATTTAGAGAACTCATAAAACTTGTGAATTGAGAAAATTATCTATGAGCATGCTGAGAGAAAGAAACAAAGGTTACATAATTGtcataaattttgatttataaGTAGAACACTTAAGGTTCTCAGATTTATCAGCATCATATATTGAAGAATGGAACAGGGGTAAAAAGAAACAAATCCAAATAAGGAAAGGGTCAGAATTCATAAATTCCATTATTTGAAACATAATACACTCATTGGAAAGTTGGGAAAACCAGAATCTCATCTCAAAGAAAAGGAGAGTTTTTTATACAAGATTCCAACACCCAGATGAACACAAGATGCTAATAACACAAAAGGAAGCTAACTGAACAAGAATCACAACTAAACTGCATGCCTAATATGCTGCCACCTTCTGAATTTTGTGTGCTATCACAGTGTTatgcagagagagagagagatactTACAGAT is a window from the Arachis stenosperma cultivar V10309 chromosome 3, arast.V10309.gnm1.PFL2, whole genome shotgun sequence genome containing:
- the LOC130965241 gene encoding E3 ubiquitin-protein ligase RMA1H1-like; amino-acid sequence: MTSDQYFRDAAREISSFQDIPSLEKWKSSTNAGVDSDRNATEGFDCNICLECVQEPVVTLCGHLYCWPCIYKWLHIQTISSKNMEQQKPQCPVCKSEVSQSSLVPLYGRNQVATPSGKNARQLGSSIPRRPPGRRPYNPAASVLQSTSETSQPRPFDSIQSSYTSTSGIFGEMIYARVFGNQLRNMYTYPNSYCLSGSSNPRIRRQLMEADESLSRICFFLFCCLVMCLLLF